cgggagGTCATTACacgaggtaggggccaggaccaaaaaggctgtggccctggtcaaggacaggtgcacttccctgggggtccaggaccaccagcaaattAATACCTGTAGACCAAAGAGCACTGCGGGGTGCATAaagagataagcagtcccacagataggaAGGACCTGgcccttaaacttgacccagaagcaaactggaaacTACGGTTGTGCGTggtggcgtccgaatcggccgctcTAGGCCACTGCAGTCAGCGCCTCAccgcaggggggtgggggagtgtgcggccagtgcagctgcctcagcaatgtCTGGACGTGGGCTCTTCAAGATGACCTAGTAAGGACCCGTGTAGCCCCATTTTGTGTCAGTTGCAATTTCTCGATCAACGCtaccctgcatagagcgagttacagaaatctaatctggaagtctaatctggaagtgaccattgcatagatcattgTGGCCacgtgttctgaggacaggtgaaaaaatgccatctgggctaccttccCATATATGGCAATGCAGGAGGTTTTCCAAAGCAAAATAAGTTTTGCCCTTGCCTAGCTCTGTGTagctaggtgcaaagtcgtgtccttggccttcctctggggtctcatccaagtactaaccagggccaacctcaTCACTTAGGTTCTAAGATTTTACGGGATTGGGTTCGCTTGAGCCATGTCAGGTTGGAAGTCATTCCAGGAGGGACTAAGCTGCTCAGGGGTTATTGTGCCTGCTCACATGGGGACAGGTCATGCTTCTCATGGGTGACTGTGCTTGCCATGGACTGTATGTAAAGCTTGAAATCTCATATTCCAGGTGTGTTATGGATGCTGGACAGATCTCTGCCAAGgtccggaagaagaagaagaagattacgCAAGCACCAAAACGGAAGCGGCCCAAGGTTTCCTCCAGTGACCCGGATGTGCATCATTGCGATGTATGTGGGAAAGACATCAGGCACCTGACAAGCTTCCGGGAGCACCAGCGCATCCATACAGGGGAGCGGCCCTACCAGTGCAAGCGATGCTGCAAGACGTTCACTCGCTGTGCCGACCTCACCAAGCACCGCTTGGTGCACTCGGCCAAAAGGCCGTACCGCTGTAAAATCTGCGGGAAGCGCTTCAAACTGCAGGCCGATTTGGACAAGCACGGCAAGGTGCATTCAGATGACGCGCCCTTCCCCTGTCACCTGTGCCCTAAGCGCTTCAAGAGGACTTCTTGCCTGGTGAAGCACCTGCGCATCCACACGCAGGAGAAGCCCTTTGTGTGCGCGCACTGTGACCGGCGCTTCAAATGGGAGGCGTCAGTCAAGGAACATGAGCGAGTCCATACAGGGGAGCGGCCCCACCAGTGCAGCCAGTGCTCTAAAACATTCACCCATCGTTCTACCTTCCTGCAGCACCAGCGCACCCATCAGAAGTTCCCAGCCTTCAGCTGTAAGCATTGCTCCAAGGCCTTCAACCATAAGTCAAACCTTCTGAAGCACGTGCGGGTTCTGCATAGCTAGGCCAGGAGAGGCAGaccaaggtgggggggaggggggggagagagccggTTGCAGCTGCGCACCAGCTGAAGCACTGTGGAGAAATACACACCGTAAAAAcatattatgttaatgttattgttgttataaccTCATTATT
The nucleotide sequence above comes from Paroedura picta isolate Pp20150507F chromosome 4, Ppicta_v3.0, whole genome shotgun sequence. Encoded proteins:
- the LOC143834955 gene encoding uncharacterized protein LOC143834955 isoform X1 produces the protein MPRAAGAKKLPSGLRLEGAAPPQDAASGKRRAPRPVPRRSGGPDRLPRSPRCVMDAGQISAKVRKKKKKITQAPKRKRPKVSSSDPDVHHCDVCGKDIRHLTSFREHQRIHTGERPYQCKRCCKTFTRCADLTKHRLVHSAKRPYRCKICGKRFKLQADLDKHGKVHSDDAPFPCHLCPKRFKRTSCLVKHLRIHTQEKPFVCAHCDRRFKWEASVKEHERVHTGERPHQCSQCSKTFTHRSTFLQHQRTHQKFPAFSCKHCSKAFNHKSNLLKHVRVLHS
- the LOC143834955 gene encoding uncharacterized protein LOC143834955 isoform X2 encodes the protein MDAGQISAKVRKKKKKITQAPKRKRPKVSSSDPDVHHCDVCGKDIRHLTSFREHQRIHTGERPYQCKRCCKTFTRCADLTKHRLVHSAKRPYRCKICGKRFKLQADLDKHGKVHSDDAPFPCHLCPKRFKRTSCLVKHLRIHTQEKPFVCAHCDRRFKWEASVKEHERVHTGERPHQCSQCSKTFTHRSTFLQHQRTHQKFPAFSCKHCSKAFNHKSNLLKHVRVLHS